The genomic stretch GGCGAGCGGGACGATGCTCCCTGCGCTACGTGAGCGCCGGCCCCGAGGTGCTCAACGCCTTTCGGCATCACGGCGAGCGGGACCTTGACCCGGAGGGTGTTGAATTCGGAGTGCTAGAGTGCTCAACGCCTTTCGGCATCACGGCGAGCGGGACCTGGTGGCTCAGGTGCGGGCTGAGGTGGCTGGGAGTGCTCAACGCCTTTCGGCATCACGGCGAGCGGGACTCCTGTGCGTTGCGTTGCTGTTCAGCTAGTCGCGGGGTGCTCAACGCCTTTCGGCATCACGGCGAGCGGGACAACCTCCCGGAGGTTGCGTCCGCCCGCGAGCGCATGTGCTCAACGCCTTTCGGCATCACGGCGAGCGGGACGCCTGGACGCGCGCGGTGTCATACATCCACCGTGTGCTCAACGCCTTTCGGCATCACGGCGAGCGGGACGGTCGTAGACTTGGCCGATTGAACAGTCCTGTCCCGTGCTCAACGCCTTTCGGCATCACGGCGAGCGGGACCTGGCACCTCTGCCGCTGCGCGGTGGACCTGCGAAAGTGCTCAACGCCTTTCGGCATCACGGCGAGCGGGACAGCCCGCCTGAATTTCCCAGCAATTCCGGCACCTTACAAGCCCCCTTTCAAGCATCTCCCCCTCCTTCCCCCAGGTTGGCTGTCCCAGGCCCTACCCAGAATCGCCAACTCCATGAAACCACTCGGCTTTTCATCGATCATGCACCTATTCACCTGTCAAAGAGCCCCAACCCCATGAAACCACAAAGAAATCCGCCGTTTTCGCCGTCGCGGGCCTCCGCCACGGCGAGGTGCTTGATTGTCGCCTACTTCACAGCACCTTGAACGGTGCGGGCTCCTCCGGCCAGTCCTCCTTCGCGTTGATGGTGCGCACGCGCTCCACGCACCCGCCGCACAGCCCAATCACCAACAACGTATCCACGGCATCCATCCGCCGCGACAACTCCCAGCGCAGCTTCTCCCGGTCCCGGTCCGTCAGCGAGCAGCGGAACACGGAGAGCTGCAACCACTCCCCATAGCCCTTGAGCAGGGCATGCACCTTCCGCCACCGCCGCGGGTCACGGATGTCATAGGTAATCAAATACCAACGCCTCGGCTCGGCCATGGCTCACCTCAAGCGGAACGTCGCGAACAGTCCCGGCTTGCCGGTCCACTCCTTCTCCAGCAGCCGCACCTCCAGCTCCACCAGCCGCGCGTAGCTGAGCGAGTACCCCAGCACGTTGTGCTTCCACGTCTCCCGCTTGCGCCGCTCGTACAGCTCGATGGCCTTCGCCCGCCCCGCCTTCCTGAGCCAGACATGCTCGGACGTCACCTCGAAGTCCGCGTCCGCGTCCCACGCCCGCCGGTTCACCGAGGCCACCAGCGGCATGTCCGCCAGCGGCACCCGGAACAGCTCCATCACATCCAGCCCCAGCGGCCCCGCCGTGCCCCGGGGCTGGTGGTAGAAGCCAAACGCCACGTCCAGCCCCACCGCCCGGATGGCCGCCTCCACCTCCCGGTGGACCAGTCCATACAGGAAGCCGAGCACCGCGTTGAACCGGTCCCTCGGAGGCCGCCGGTTGCGCCCGTCGAAGCGCAGCCGCGCGTCCACGTCCTCGCCTTGAAGGTACGGCAGCGCTCCGAAGTACCGCGCCGCGCCCGTGCCCTCCAGCCCCAGGAGCACCTCCAGCGATGGCGCCTCCGCGCATTTCGGCAGCAGCGCCCGGAGGTCCCGCACCGCCGAGGCCAGCACCTGACGCGACTCCGAATCACCACGCGAGGCGCGAAGCAGGAAGCGGAGCTGCCCCTCCAGCTTCGCCGCCACCAGGCGGCGGGCCAGCCCCAGGCACACGTCCTGCTGCCGGAGCGCCTCGAACTGCCGCAGCCGCCGGTGGACGTTGCCTCCCCCTCCGCCCAATCCCCCCAGATAGCGCCCCCCGGACGTGAACCAGTGCACGCCGATGTCGTTCTCCACGCAGTACGCCAGCGCCTGCGCGCTCACCTGCACCGCCCCATGCGCGATGAGCGCCGACACCATGCGCCCTGGCTGCCTCGACGGCGCGCCCTCCCCTTCCGGTGGCGTCACCACCAACTCCTCCGCCGCGCGCCCCACCCGCGTCCCAGGCGTCGCGACGTGCAGCACCTGCCGCACGTCATCCTCCGGGAAGAGCCGGGGCCGCTCCTCCCCCGCCACCTGCCGCTCCTCCTCCGGCAGGCACACGGGCGCCAGCGAGCACTTCGCGCACTTGCGCTCCTCCTGTGTCACGGGCGGCCGCTCCCGCGACGCGCGCAGCAGCCGGGCCCGCGCCACGGCCGCCGCCACGGCGCCCCGCAGCGCCGTGTCCAACGGGAAACGCACCGTCGTGTCCGTCTGGTGGTAGCGGACCCGGCACTCCACGGGCGCCCCCGGGAAGCGCTCCTCCACCAGGAGCGCGTAGGCCCCCGCCTGGAGCCGGTCGCTCGGCCACGCCTCCGGCGCGTCCTGTCCAGGCGCGTGGCGTCCGCGCTTGTGCTCGTAGACGACCAGCGTCCCCTCCCGCGTCCTCACCGCGTCCACCCGGCCGTGCAGCCCCAGGGCCTCGCTCGCCAGCTCCAGCTCGACGCGCTCGCCCTCCTCCTGGAGCTGGACGTGCAACCGCCGTCCCGCGAACACGGCGGCGTCCGCCACGCGCAACTCCTCCACTTCCTCCAGGTAGAAGAGCCGCTCGCAGTACGCCAGCGCGTGCAGCGCGTGCGTGCGGATGGACGGCTCGCCGACGACAGGCTTCGAACTCGTGGATGATGCGTTCATGCCTTGGGGCCCCCCGCCCCGGTACCGCGTGACAACGACAGACAACTATCCAGCGCCCTCCGCGAGCGGGATGCGCGGAAGCCGTTGGACCTCGGGCACGCCCGAGACGTCTTCGAGCAACCCCACCTCATAGCGAGTGCCACGAGTGCCCACGTGGTCCACCCAGACCGGCAGGGTGAGGGCGCCGGTGGACGCGGTCAGGAAGGCCCGACAGCCCGCGGGCGGCCGCCCCTCCGGGAGCAGACGCGCGTCATTGATGAGGTGCGTGGACTCCCCGAGCGACCACGCCCCAGCCCGCGTCACGGAGCCGGGCTCACGCATCGCCCGGACGACGCGGTCCTCCAGCGATTCACCCGAGTCCGGCTCCTCCCGGCTGTCGCACCAGACCACCAGCCGCGCGTCGATGACGAGCTGTTGCTGGTCCGGCGCGGCGTTCTCGTCATTCCCCTTCGCGACCTTCAGGTTCTTCGACCGCCAGAAGGTGCGAAGCACCGTGCTGATGACAGGTGCGTTCAACAACCCCGCCGTCACGCGGCAGCCCCGGTGCCGCTCCCGGTCCTGCTCACCGACGAGCGATAGCAACGCGCCGTAGCACGTCGCGGGCGGCGGCAGGACCTCGGTCTCCACCAGCTCGCGCGCCCGGCCCTTGCGCCAGCACGCCACGGGCACGGACAGTTCGAGCGCGATCACTTCTTCCTCACCTCCAGCCGCTTGCACGCCGCGCGGCAGGCGGCGACCACGCCCGCGTGGAGCTCCGCGCCCGAGAGCACCTCGCGCTCCTCCGCGCCCAGCTCCTCCACCACCTGCCCGCCCAACACCAACTCCTTCGCGGGGACGTCGCCGCTCTTCACCTTGCGCAGCAGCGCGGCGAGCTCCACGCCCCCCGCGCGGGAGGACGGCTCGAAGGCATACAGGATGCGCGGCGCGGCCTCCTGTGTGAGCCGGAAGACGACCGACTCCGGACTGAAGTCGAAGAGGAAGCGGCCGTGGTTGCCCGCGACGGGCCCCAGCGCGCAGAGCTGGTTCAGCGCCGTCACGGCCCGGGCCGGAACTCGCAGCGCCTCCGGCGTCAGCGCCACGCCGTACTGGTAGCGCGTCGCGTGCATCTCCGTCCCGTAGGGCACGGGGTTGCTGCCCTTCTTCTGCGCGGAGGGCGTGGCCCCGGGGCTCGCGGCGTTGAAGGTGACGTCCCCGGACCACGGCGTGAGGCTCACCGCCCGGGACACCTCCAGCACCGCGCGACGGACCTTGGCCGTGCCCTTCTCCTTCTCCTGCTTCGCCCCCTCCGCGGACATGAAGCCCAGCAGGTCATCATCGATATAGGTCTTCTCCTTCGACTTCCCCGACCAGGCGCTGAAGGCGGCGTCCTTCCACTCGTTGGCGCGTGACGCATCGTCATAGGTGCGGTTGCACGGCTCCTGCTCATTCAAGCGCCGCCGCAAGGCGAAGCGGATGGACTCGGCCGAGACGGTGGTGTGGACCTGTCCGTTCCACACCAGCTTCTGGAGGCTGGTGATGTTTCCCTCGGTGAGGCCCCGGTTGTTGGCGGCGGTTCCCAGCGGCGTGACGAAGGCGGCGAAGACGTGAAGGCTCATGAATGGACTCCGGGAAAGTGTGTGGAGCTGCTCAAGACTGCGCGGACGCGCCAGCGGCCTCGTCCGCGTCCTCAAGTTCCGCGGCCTCGCCCCCCTTGCCCTGGTAGCTCGCCAGCGCCACCAACGCGAGGTCGCGGGCCGCGCGCCACCGCTCGGGCCCCAGCAGCGGGAGGATGTCCCTCCAATGCTCCTGGAGCTCACGGTTGGTGCCCGCACGGCTCCACAGGTCCGCGAGCGCCGCGCGCACCTGCTCCGGCGTCTTGGCCCCCGCGAAGCTCAGCCGCAAACGCTCACGCTCACCCTTGAGCCGATTGGAGCGCGTGGCCGGGGCGCTCTCCTTCGTGTCCGCATAGATGCTCTTGAACCGGCTCCGGAGCGCGAGGTGAACGCTCTGGACGAGCCACTGCTCGGCCTCTCCCAGGTACGGATGCATGGCGATGAGTCCCTTCCTTTCGTGCCACAGCAGCGCGCCCAGGTTGTCCCGGTCGCGATAGTCGTGAATGAAGCGGCCCTCGGCCGTCGTCGCGGTGGCGAAGTCCGCGTACCAGGGGCGTGAAGCCGCGAGGTTCTCCGTGATGAAGGCGCGCAGCGCGCTGGTCGCGATGAAGTAGCTCGCCTCGCCCTTCGCCTTGCCCTCGGGCTTGCGGACTCGCAGCGTGTGCGGCAGCGCGGCGGCAGCGGCCTCGTAGCGGTCCAGGACCTCCTCGCGCACGGCGTCCTGCCGCACCACCGCGCCGCGAATCTTCTGCTGCGCGTTCCACGGCATCTGCCGCAGCGCCACGGCCTCGGTGGTCCCCAGCACGGCCCCCAGCCGCTTCTTCCCCGCCTCCTGCGCCATCACCAACTGAGCCGCGAGCACCGCGTCCGACGCCCCCGCCACCGCCACGTCACGCAGCCGCTTGGGTGTCAGCCCAGGGCGCAGCTCCGCGAAGCGGACCAGGTTCGTGGGCGCCAGCGCCACGAAGGCCCCGCCCCGGAGCTGCGGCAGCTTGTAGGAGACACACCCCACCAGCGCGAAGCACGCGCAGAGCGCCTCCGCCGCCGTGTACTCCACCTTGGTGACGCGCACACCGATGTGCCGCTCCGCCGCGCCCGGATAGGCCCAGCTCGCCAACGACGTCGCTCCCGCCTCCAACGCCTCGAGCACGCTCTGCCAGGCCGTCTGGTGGACGAAGGAGTCGTAGCCCTGGGACTCGACGATGACGGGCCGCGCGTCCACCTCGAAGGTGACGCGCCTTCGCGCTCCTCCCTGCGTCGACTTGCCATGCTGGAGGAACGTCACCTTGAGCGCGTCGTGGAGCGCGGCGGCCAGCTCGGGCGGTGGCTCCGGCGCTCCGGGTGGACGCGTGCCCGGTAGGTCGATGAAGCCCTGCTTCACCTGGAATGACGCGCCGAACAGCGCTCGGAGCGTGGCCTCCGGTGCCTCGCCGCCCCAGTCCAGGTGGATGGCTTCCGGCTCCACCGTCGCCAGCCCAGGCCCCAGCCGCACCGGAGAGGGCCACGGCGCGGCGGGTGAATCGCTCCCAAGGATGGCGCGGAGCGATGCCGCCAACCCGCCCGCGCCCGCGCGCAGCAGCGGCGTCATCCCCGGTGCGTACAACCGGATGGAGAGCGGAGCGGGCAAGGCCTTCTTCCGTGGGCTCACGGCTTTCGCCATCGCGCACCTCGCAGACCGTCGTAGTCCAGCGCGTTCGCTGGAGGGATGGGGTATGGCAGCCGGCCCGCACGGGGCCATGCACGCCACTTGAAGGACTCAGGTGGGAGGTTCATGGTCAGAGTGACCTGGTGAGCGCTCACCGCTCCGTCCAGGACGGCACGGGCGTCCTCTTCCAGGAGGACCGTGAGGCTGGGGCTTCCGTCGCGGCACGGCGCGGGCCAGGTGTCGAAGCGTCCATCCAGCCAGGTGCTGGATTGCCGCCGCGGCGCATCCGTCATCCCGGGCGGCACCCATGCGTCCACCAGGTCCCGCTGGCTCAGCGGCCCCGCTCCCAGCCACTCCAACCATGCACGCGCGTCCCGCAGGTCTGGCGCGGCGTAGGGCGGCCCATCGAAGGGGAGCACCACGAAAGGCCGCACGGGCGCGGGCCGATCCGGAGTGCTGCGGCGGTTGAGCCGCCCCAAGCGCTGGATGAGCGCCGGGATGGGCGCCAAATCCGTGACGAGCAGGTCCGCTGACAGGTCCAGGCTCATCTCCGCGACCTGCGTCGTCGACGCGAACGCCGCGCGGCCCTCGGTGGCGAAGGCCTTGATGACGTCACCATGGCGATGGACGCGGTCCTCGTAACGAAAGCGGCTGTGGTACAGCAGCGCGCGCGCACCGTGCGACGTGCCGGCCTCGGCGGTCCGCATGCAGCGCTCCACCGTGTTGCTGACCCACAGCACCTTGCCATGGTCCCGCAGGCACTCCGCCACGAGGGACCACGGCTCCGCGACGTCCAGCCGCTGGTAGCGCGGCAGTGTCTCCAGGTCCTCCGGCCCTTCGACTTCCGCGAGGCTCCGGCCATGAACGCGCGCGCACACGCCGCGCAACGCGTCGAGCCGCATGGCGGGCAGGCTGGCGGTCATCAGCAACGCGGGGATTCCCGGCAGGGCTTCCAGGAAGCGCAGCAGGCAGCCGAAGAGCCGGTCGTCGTAGGCGTGGACTTCGTCGAAGACGACACAGGCCGCGCAGAGCGCGGGCCAGGCATAGAGCCCCTGCCGCTGACTCTGGACGAGCCCGAGCACCGTGTCGGCCGTGCAACTCATCGCGTCCACGCCCCAGGAGCGGAGCGCGTCGAGCCGATCCTGGTCGCGGGAGCCCGTCCCCGGCGCAGCGCCGTCGCGGAGTCCGAAGATGTCGAAGTCCACCTCCGCGCGTGAGTGCTGCAACCGGGCATCCACGTCCGCACCGTGGAGGTAGTCGCGGAAGCCCTCCGTGGCTGTGCCCATCGTGGGATACGTGAGCCACAGCGGACGGCCGGGGTGTTGTCTCGCGGCCCAGAGGTAGGCGGCAGCCGTCTTGCCACTGCCACAGCCCGCGCGAACCAGTGTCAGCGGCGCGGCGCTGCGAGCCACCTCCTCCTGAAACGGTCGTGGTGTGCGTCCCGCGAGGCGGCGCTCGACCACGGCGTGCAGGGCCTCGGCGGGATGGGGCGCCGTGAGCTGACGGTCCACCCAGTCCTGCTTCTCGCCGCTCCGGGGAAGCGCCGAGCCCGCGACGTCCGCCGCGAGCACCAACGCCTTGCACACGGCCAGGAGCCGCGCGTCCACGGAGCCGGCGTGCACGGTCCGCTCGAAGTCGTCCTGCCATGACTGGAGCGGGTCGCGCGGGTGCTCCTTCCGCGTGGCGCGAAGCACGATGGGCGCGGTGAACAGTGGCGGAGCGGACAGCGCCAGCTCCTCGGCGATGCGCCCCAGCGTCCGGGCGAAGTCTTCATGCTGGACCAGCAACTCCAGCGACAGCCCCGCTCCGGTGCCGTCGGGCGCGAAGGCCTCTGTCTGGAACTTGCGGTGGTGTGCGGCCACGCAGACCAGCCCCAGGCACAGGTCCAGCTCGCTCACGTCCCGCAAGAGCCATGCGGAGAGCGGCTGCCCTGGCCAGCAAAGCCACAGCGAGAGCGCTTCGTGGCGGACAAGCTGCGGCGCGTCGCGCTGGCGGCGCAGCATGGATTGGAAGTGCTCGCTGCACTTGCCCAGGTCATGAAGCGCGGCGGCCAGCAGGACGATGCGCCGCAGCCGGGGCTCCAACGCCAAGTCCAGTCCCGCGGCCAGGAGCGACGCGCGGCCCCGGTGCGCCAGGAGCCGACGCGCGGCCGACAGCACCAGGGCGGTGTGTCCCAGCAGCGTGGCCTCGCCCTCGGGTCTGTCGGGCGTGGCCGTGCTCTTGGCCAGCAGCCGCTTCACGCGGCCTTCCCACGGGACTGCACACGCGCCGCCCGGCCGGGCGGGAGGAAGAGGCCACATCCCATGTGGCGGCGGCCGCCCAGTCCCTGCTCCTGCACGCGGAGCGAGTGCTCGGCCGA from Myxococcus xanthus encodes the following:
- the cas2 gene encoding CRISPR-associated endonuclease Cas2, producing the protein MAEPRRWYLITYDIRDPRRWRKVHALLKGYGEWLQLSVFRCSLTDRDREKLRWELSRRMDAVDTLLVIGLCGGCVERVRTINAKEDWPEEPAPFKVL
- a CDS encoding type I-MYXAN CRISPR-associated endonuclease Cas4/Cas1, coding for MNASSTSSKPVVGEPSIRTHALHALAYCERLFYLEEVEELRVADAAVFAGRRLHVQLQEEGERVELELASEALGLHGRVDAVRTREGTLVVYEHKRGRHAPGQDAPEAWPSDRLQAGAYALLVEERFPGAPVECRVRYHQTDTTVRFPLDTALRGAVAAAVARARLLRASRERPPVTQEERKCAKCSLAPVCLPEEERQVAGEERPRLFPEDDVRQVLHVATPGTRVGRAAEELVVTPPEGEGAPSRQPGRMVSALIAHGAVQVSAQALAYCVENDIGVHWFTSGGRYLGGLGGGGGNVHRRLRQFEALRQQDVCLGLARRLVAAKLEGQLRFLLRASRGDSESRQVLASAVRDLRALLPKCAEAPSLEVLLGLEGTGAARYFGALPYLQGEDVDARLRFDGRNRRPPRDRFNAVLGFLYGLVHREVEAAIRAVGLDVAFGFYHQPRGTAGPLGLDVMELFRVPLADMPLVASVNRRAWDADADFEVTSEHVWLRKAGRAKAIELYERRKRETWKHNVLGYSLSYARLVELEVRLLEKEWTGKPGLFATFRLR
- the cas5 gene encoding type I-MYXAN CRISPR-associated protein Cas5/Cmx5/DevS; amino-acid sequence: MIALELSVPVACWRKGRARELVETEVLPPPATCYGALLSLVGEQDRERHRGCRVTAGLLNAPVISTVLRTFWRSKNLKVAKGNDENAAPDQQQLVIDARLVVWCDSREEPDSGESLEDRVVRAMREPGSVTRAGAWSLGESTHLINDARLLPEGRPPAGCRAFLTASTGALTLPVWVDHVGTRGTRYEVGLLEDVSGVPEVQRLPRIPLAEGAG
- the cas7i gene encoding type I-B CRISPR-associated protein Cas7/Cst2/DevR — protein: MSLHVFAAFVTPLGTAANNRGLTEGNITSLQKLVWNGQVHTTVSAESIRFALRRRLNEQEPCNRTYDDASRANEWKDAAFSAWSGKSKEKTYIDDDLLGFMSAEGAKQEKEKGTAKVRRAVLEVSRAVSLTPWSGDVTFNAASPGATPSAQKKGSNPVPYGTEMHATRYQYGVALTPEALRVPARAVTALNQLCALGPVAGNHGRFLFDFSPESVVFRLTQEAAPRILYAFEPSSRAGGVELAALLRKVKSGDVPAKELVLGGQVVEELGAEEREVLSGAELHAGVVAACRAACKRLEVRKK
- the cas8a1 gene encoding type I-MYXAN CRISPR-associated Cas8a1/Cmx1 translates to MSPRKKALPAPLSIRLYAPGMTPLLRAGAGGLAASLRAILGSDSPAAPWPSPVRLGPGLATVEPEAIHLDWGGEAPEATLRALFGASFQVKQGFIDLPGTRPPGAPEPPPELAAALHDALKVTFLQHGKSTQGGARRRVTFEVDARPVIVESQGYDSFVHQTAWQSVLEALEAGATSLASWAYPGAAERHIGVRVTKVEYTAAEALCACFALVGCVSYKLPQLRGGAFVALAPTNLVRFAELRPGLTPKRLRDVAVAGASDAVLAAQLVMAQEAGKKRLGAVLGTTEAVALRQMPWNAQQKIRGAVVRQDAVREEVLDRYEAAAAALPHTLRVRKPEGKAKGEASYFIATSALRAFITENLAASRPWYADFATATTAEGRFIHDYRDRDNLGALLWHERKGLIAMHPYLGEAEQWLVQSVHLALRSRFKSIYADTKESAPATRSNRLKGERERLRLSFAGAKTPEQVRAALADLWSRAGTNRELQEHWRDILPLLGPERWRAARDLALVALASYQGKGGEAAELEDADEAAGASAQS
- the cas3 gene encoding CRISPR-associated helicase Cas3', with protein sequence MKRLLAKSTATPDRPEGEATLLGHTALVLSAARRLLAHRGRASLLAAGLDLALEPRLRRIVLLAAALHDLGKCSEHFQSMLRRQRDAPQLVRHEALSLWLCWPGQPLSAWLLRDVSELDLCLGLVCVAAHHRKFQTEAFAPDGTGAGLSLELLVQHEDFARTLGRIAEELALSAPPLFTAPIVLRATRKEHPRDPLQSWQDDFERTVHAGSVDARLLAVCKALVLAADVAGSALPRSGEKQDWVDRQLTAPHPAEALHAVVERRLAGRTPRPFQEEVARSAAPLTLVRAGCGSGKTAAAYLWAARQHPGRPLWLTYPTMGTATEGFRDYLHGADVDARLQHSRAEVDFDIFGLRDGAAPGTGSRDQDRLDALRSWGVDAMSCTADTVLGLVQSQRQGLYAWPALCAACVVFDEVHAYDDRLFGCLLRFLEALPGIPALLMTASLPAMRLDALRGVCARVHGRSLAEVEGPEDLETLPRYQRLDVAEPWSLVAECLRDHGKVLWVSNTVERCMRTAEAGTSHGARALLYHSRFRYEDRVHRHGDVIKAFATEGRAAFASTTQVAEMSLDLSADLLVTDLAPIPALIQRLGRLNRRSTPDRPAPVRPFVVLPFDGPPYAAPDLRDARAWLEWLGAGPLSQRDLVDAWVPPGMTDAPRRQSSTWLDGRFDTWPAPCRDGSPSLTVLLEEDARAVLDGAVSAHQVTLTMNLPPESFKWRAWPRAGRLPYPIPPANALDYDGLRGARWRKP